DNA sequence from the Prochlorothrix hollandica PCC 9006 = CALU 1027 genome:
CACCGGTAAACCCCGTTGCTGCCATCGGGCTGGGTTAACACTGCCGCTGCTGGTACCGTGAGGCCCGTTTGGTTCGACAGCACCACCGCTGCTTGCAAAAACATACCGGGGCGCAATTTGCTACTGGGGGGGAGATTGACCTTGATGCGGGCTTGGCGGGTGGCGGGATCCACCAGGGGCGCGATCGATGCCACGCTGCCCTGGAGTTGAAGGCTGGGGTCACTGTCGGAGCGAATGTTTACCCTGGCTCCCACTTTAACTTGGGGCAGTTGGGTTTCCGGGAGGGAGATTTCCAGTTCCAGTAACCCATCCCGAATCACGGAAAAGAGGGGATCGCGATCGGAGGCTAAATTCCCCACCCTGGCAAAACGCTCGGCTACAATGCCTGCGGTGGGAGCCTTAACCTGAGTGCGATTCAGGGTAATGGTGAGCTGATTTAACTGGGCCTGTTGACTTTGCACCTCTGCCTGGGCACTGGTGATGTTGGCCTGGGCCAGTCGCACCGATTCCTGGGCGGTCAGTACTGTGGTCGATCGGGTTTCCAGTTCCTGGGCACTGATGGCCCCATCTGCGGCTAAAGCTTGGAACCGTTGCAGATTGCTTTGGGCTTCCTTTAAGGTGGCTTGGGCTTGGGCTAAGCTGGCCTGTTGTTGTCGCACCCTCGCTTGGGCCGAGGCCAGTTGGGCTTTGCCCTGTTGGATCTGGGCCTGAATGGTGGTGCTATCCAATACCACCAGCACCTGGCCGGGGCTAATGGCATCCCCCTCATCCACCCGCACCTCTTGGATTTGCAGATTACTGGCCTGGGCCGCGATGGGTAGCAGATCCTGGGCCTGGACAGTCCCCGTGGTGTCCAGGCGGCGGCTAATGGCTTGGCTTTGGACAGGGGCTAAGGTCACCGCCTTGGCGGGTACCAGGGCTGGGGTCTCCGGTGCTGCTGCCGGTTCTCCTGGGCTTCCTCCCCGCCAGACCACGATGCCCCCAATCAGCAGGATCCCCCCCAGGGCGATCGCCCCCAAGCGCCATGTTTGGCCAGGGGACTGGGAGCTGGCAAACGGGGCTGGGGGGCTGGCTGGCTCAGCCTGGGCCAGGGGGGAACTGGGGTAACTAGGGGGGGAAGAGTCGGGGGCGTTGACAAAATCCTGGGTCACGGTGATCTCTCAAAGGGGTAGACAAACAGATGGGTTTAGGGCTGGTTGACTGACAAAAGAAGGTCGCTCTACCCTTCGATCGGAGGGTAACTCCAGAGCTTGCCTGACCTTGTTGCATTTCTTCATCATTTCTTAAGTTTAATTATAGATACAGCAATCCTAAATCAGTTGTAAGGATCTCGATCGCTGAAACCCTTGGTGTGGTGTGCCCCCTCCGGGCGCACACCACACGACCCATTTCGGACTGCTGTACAGCAATCCTAAATCAGTTGTAAGGATCTCGGTGGCTGAAACCTTTTGGATCGTGTGCCCCCTCCGGGCGTACACCACACGACCTATGTCGGACTGCTGTAGTAATGGGAGGGTATAGGAGAGGGAACTCATGCTATTGAACTTTGACTATGACGGGGTGATTGCCGACTCCTTGACGGCTTTGGTGGCCATTGCAGCCCAGGCCCAAGGGGAACTGGGGTTAGGGCGATCGCCCACTGCCGCCGACTTTGCCCAATTGGAAAACCTCACCTTTCCCGATCTGGCCCAGCATTTGGGAATTCCGGTCTCGGCGATCGACACCTATGTGCAGCGGGTTTTCCAGCTCCAACACGCCCTCCCCCCCCAACCCCTATTTGCGGGCATAGTCCCCATCCTGCACCACTTGGCCCAAGACCATACCTTGGTGGTGATCACCTCCAGCCAGGGCACAGCGGTCACCGCCGCCTTGGCTCACCAGAGGCTAGGGACTGTGATGACGGCAGTGTTGGGGGGGAATCTGGGTCTGACGAAGGCCGATCGCATTGTCCAAGCCCAGATGTTAACCGGATTCGATTCCCAGGACACCTATATGATCGGCGATGCGGTCAGCGATGTGCGCCAGGGCAAGGCAGCGGGGGTTAAAACGGCGGCGGTGACCTGGGGCTTTCAGTCCCGGCAACGGTTAATAGCAGAACAACCGGATTGGATCTGCGATCGGCCCCAGGATTTATTGGCGTTGCTGTAATTTAGGGTTACCGCTTCAGCGGGACAAAATTAGCGGGGAAGCGGGGCGCACACACCCAAGAGGTCGTTGTGATCCGTCTCGGCTGTCCCTGAGCGGTTGAGGTCAAGGCCGATCGATCGCTGGTGTTGGGGTTTCATGGGCCGGGGGTGCGGCAATATCTGGAGTTTGCGATCGCCTAGGCTCCGTTCACCCCCATCAATCGCCGTATCCTGACCGAGATGACCCTGGTTTACTGCTATTCTCAGTGAAAGCTCAGAGCGGATAGCGATCAGTTTTTGAGGAGTGAAGCTGCTATGGATACCCACAAAATTCCTGAGTCAGGGGTTTGGCCCGATCGCCTGCCCAGTAGCGAAGAACTGCCCCATACCGACGATACTCCCGTGGATAACGAAGATCAGAACCTACTGCCCAACTGGCTGTTTGCTGCGCTGGAGGAGATGTGGATCGATCGGCGCGATTGGTATTTTGCGGTGGATATGGCGGTTTATGACCGGGAAGGGCAACGTCGCCGCACGCCGACCATTATTCCCGATGGTTTTCTGGCGCTGGGTGTGCCGCGCTATCGCTATCCCGATCGGGGGCGGTTGAGTTATGTCATTTCCGAAGAAAGCGATGTGGTGCCAATTTTGGCTCTAGAGCATGTGTCCCATAAGTACGGGGGCGAGTACGATCGCAAGTTTGAGATCTACGCCCAGTTGGGGGTGGTGTACTACGTCATCTACAACGGTCAGCGACGGCACAAGCGACGCAAGCAGCGCTATGCAGGGGGGGCGGTGCAGTATTCTGAACTGGCAACGGGGACGAATGGCACAACGGGATCACCTGGAGCAACTGGAACAGCGGGAAGCAATGGAGCAGTGGGAAGCAATGGCAACACGGGATTGCAACCCTTAACGGTTGATGCCCTAGAGGTGTATCGGCTGGAGGCGGGGGTCTACCGTCGCATTGCGGGGGATCCGGTGTGGATGCCGGAGGTCGGGCTAGGGATTGGCTGTGTGCAGGGGGAATTGCAGGGGCGACAGCGGGAATGGTTGGCCTGGTTTAATGAGTTGGGGGTGGCCTATCCGTTAGTGCAGGAGCGGGCGGAGCAGGAACGACAGCGGGCGGAGCAGGAGCGACAGCGGGCGGAACAGGAGCGACAGAGGGCGGAACAGGAACGGCAAGCTCGGTTACGCCTGTTGGATCAGTTACGGCAAATGGGGATTGATTTGAGCCAATTTGAGGAGAATTAACCTCAGGGGAGTGCCTCATCCTGACTTGCGAGGCACTCGCGGGGGTTGGGGGGCGATCGGGGGGTGTTAGGATGGGGAGGTGTTAGCGTTTATGTTTTGGGGAGTTGAGATGCAAAGGATACAGTTGCAGGTTGAGGTGAAGGACGATCGATCGCTGACGATTCCGTTACCGCCTAATGTGGCGGCGGGGCTGTATGAAGTTGTTGTGGTGATGCAGCCGCAGTCTGAGGTGAGGACGACAAGCCAAGACTGGGAGCAATATTGGGAGAATTTGGCGGTGTTTCGGGCCAAGATTGCAGAGCGGTTTGGCTGTAGCGATCGGGATTGGGTGGCTGAGGCACGGGTCGATCGAGAAACAGATTTAGGGCAGTGGCTGGGATTGATAGAGTGATGAAAATTGTTCTGGATGCGAATATCACGTTGGCGTTAGTGTTGTCGCTACCGGCTACGCCCCAAGCCGTCCAAAAGGTTTCAGATTGGCAAAAGCAAGGCTATCAATTTTTTGTGCCGACTTTGTGGTGCTATGAGGTTATTTCGGCGTTACGGAAAGCGCGGGTTGCTGGTTTTTTGGATGCCGTAGCAGTTAAGGAGGCTTTCGATCAGCTTTTGGGCTTGCCGATCGAGTGGGTTGATCCAACTCCGACATTGATGGAGCGTAGCCTATATTGGGCTGAGATTTTGGGGCAACGGGTTGCCTATGATGGGGCTTATTTGGCAGTGGCAGAGGCAATTGAGGCTGAGTTCTGGACGTTGGATCACAAGCTGATTCGGGCAATTTTGCCGTTAAACCTGGGTTGGATTCATGCTCTAACGGCAGAGGACTAAATAAGTTAGGCTTATGGGGTGTGAGGGAGATCGCTTAGGATTTAGCTGGGGAGAGGAGCGATCGGGTGATCGCTGTGGCGGGAGGGGCGGGGGTTGGTGGTGCGGTATCTGGAGGGTTTGTTGTGGCGGGAGCGGGGGTAGCTTGATTTGGGTGGGCGATCGGGGGGTGTTAGGATGGGGAGGGACTAGCGTTTATGTTTCGGGGGGGTTGGGATGCAAACGATTCAATTGCAGGTTGAGGTCAAGGGAGATCGATCTCGGTTAGCCATTTTGCGGGAAAGGCGGGCGGAAATTTTGGCGATCGCGGCTCACCATGGCGCTGATCAGGTGCGGGTGTTTGGGTCGGTGGCGCGGGGGGAAGAGGGTCCGGAGAGTGATGTGGATTTTTTGGTGAGTTATGACCCGGAGCGGGTAACGCCTTGGTTTCCGGGGGGGTTGTTGATGGATTGGGAGGAGTTGTTGGGGTGTCGGGTGGTTTAGCTTAGGAGGGGGGGACGATCCCAACAGGTGCTGAGGTGGGTTAGGATTCAGATCAAACAGCATTGAAGGTGTAGTGACTTATCTCCCTCAGCCGATCGTGATTGATGAGGCTAAAATTACTCAATACCTGCTTGTTCCATTGGCTAAGGACGATAAATCCAAGTTTTTAGCGCGAGGGGGCTATGGGCAGGAAAGTTGGCAACGGCTTCGGGCAGACTTAATGGCGCAAGCCCTTAACCAGTCTGCTGAGTTTTTGGTGACGACTCCCTATGGCGATAAGTATCAAATTCGCGGGGCTTTACCGGGTGTTAATGGAGTTTGCTTAAATGTTCTATCTGTGTGGATGGTTGGCAATCAGCAAACTCGGTTTATTACTTTAGTTCCTGATAAGTTGTAAGGAGGTTTAAGGATGGTGCTGTTGATTTCGGAGCCTTATGCTTTGTTTTCCCAGGCGGTTTTGTTGCAGGATGTTCCAGAGTATGGGCTGAAGCGGGGGGCGATCGGGACGATCGTGGAGCATTATCCGATGCCGGAGGGGGTGGCGGATGGGTATAGTGTGGAGGGGTTTGGGGTGGTGGGGGTGACGATCGAGGTGGATGAGTTGCAGATTTTGCCGGTGGTGGGTTTGGTGGAGGAGTTTGGAGTGATTCAGAGGTTGCGATCGCTGTCGCGGGAGGGGCGGGAGTTGTTGGAGCGATATCTGGAGGGTTTGTTGTGGCGGGAGCGGGGGTAGCTTGATTTGGGTGGGCGATCGGGGGGTGTTAGGATGGGGAGGGACTAGCGTTTATGTTTTAGGGGGGTTGGGATGCAAACGATTCAATTGCAGGTTGAGGTCAAGGACGATCGATCGCGGTTAGCCATTTTGCGGGAAAGGCGGGCGGAAATTTTGGCGATCGCGGCTCACCATGGCGCTGATCAGGTGCGGGTGTTTGGGTCGGTGGCGCGGGGGGAAGAGGGTCCGGAGAGTGATGTGGATTTTTTGGTGAGTTATGACCCGGAGCGGGTAACGCCTTGGTTTCCGGGGGGGTTGTTGATGGATTGGGAGGAGTTGTTGGGGTGTCGGGTGGATGTGTTGACGGAGGAGGGGATTAGTCCGTTGATTCGGGAGCGGGTTTTGGCGGAGGCTAAGCTTTTATGACCCACGGATGGGGGAGGAGATTGTGTTGGGGTTTCATGGGCCGGGGGTGCGGCAGTATACGGAGTTTGCGATCGCTTAAGGGGGAATTGAGGGGGGCGATGAAGGTGTTGGTGAGGGTACTGGAGAGGAGTCCGGGGGAGAGGTTAGGGCAGTAAGGCAAAACTGTTACAGTGTTGGGGGCGATAGAGGCTAAAATCACGACGATCGAGGGTTAACACTGTGCTGAGTTTGTGATGCTCTGCTAAAGCCATGACGGAGGCATCTACAAAATCAATACGACTATCCTGATATTGCTGCAAAATTGCGGCGGTTCGGGAAAGCGCGACATTGTTGAGACCCATGAGTTCAAATTTGCTAAATTTGAGGGATTGAAGAAATTGAATCACGATGGCAATTCCTGCATCGCGGGTAAGGAGATAGGCGACCTCAGCCAAAACGGTTTGAGGCAGTAGGATTTTGGACTGCTCCCTGTACACTTGTATGCTGGCCTGGTGGTGTTTGTCATTACGGTTGGTTAGGGCAACGACAAAGCCTGTGTCTGTGATGGCGCTTAGGCTTTCCATGTCCAACCCGATTCGCCCAAGTTCGCCGCTAGAATGTCTTCGGCTTGCTCAGAAAGGTTGGGGCTACCGGAGTAGAGACCCACGATCGGATCTAAGTCAGGCCGATCGATGTGGGGGAGTTGCTCTGCGGGGGGGTGGGGGGCTGGAACAAAGGGGATTTTGTACTGTTGCTTGAGGAAGCGTACAAAGTCGAGGATTTGCTGGAGGAGGGAGGGCGGGGTGTTGCGGAGTTCTTGAAGGAGTTGATCTTGAAGGGAGGTCATGGGGAGATGGGGGGGGGTTGCGGGGGGTGGCTCTTCTTAGTTTAGGGTTTGGTGGAGGAGTTTGGGGTGATTCAGAGGTTGCGATCGCGGTGGCGGGAGGGGCGGGGGTTGGTGGTGCGGTATCTGGAGGGTTTGGTGTGGCAGGAGCGGGGGTAGCTTGATTTGGGTGGGCGATCGGGGGGTGTTAGGATGGGGAGGTGTTAGCGTTTATGTTTTGGGGAGTTGAGATGCAAAGGATACAGTTGCAGGTTGAGGTGAAGGACGATCGATGACGATTCCGTTACCGCCTAATGTGGCGGCGGGGCTGTATGAAGTTGTTGTGGTGATGCAGCCGCAGTCTGAGGTGAGGACGACAAGCCAAGACTGGGAGCAATATTGGGAGAATTTGGCGGTGTTTCGGGCCAAGATTGCAGAGCGGTTTGGCTGTAGCGATCGGGATTGGGTGGCTGAGGCACGGGTCGATCGAGAAACAGATTTAGGGCAGTGGCTGGGATTGATAGAGTGATGAAAATTGTTCTGGATGCGAATATCACGTTGGCGTTAGTGTTGTCGCTACCGGCTACGCCCCAAGCCGTCCAAAAGGTTTCAGATTGGCAAAAGCAAGGCTATCAATTTTTTGTGCCGACTTTGTGGTGCTATGAGGTTATTTCGGCGTTACGGAAAGCGCGGGTTGCTGGTTTTTTGGATGCCGTAGCAGTTAAGGAGGCTTTCGATCAGCTTTTGGGCTTGCCGATCGAGTGGGTTGATCCAACTCTGACATTGACGGAGCGTAGCCTATATTGGGCTGAGATTTTGGGGCAACGGGTTGCCTATGATGGGGCTTATTTGGCAGTGGCAGAGGCAATTGAGGCTGAGTTCTGGACGTTGGATCACAAGCTGATTCGGGCAATTTTGCCGCATACGGAGTTTGCGATCGCCTAGTGGGGAATGGTTTGGATGAGGCCCGTCTGAAAGGCTGGATCATGGGTGAGGATTGGCAAGTTTTCGAGTTCGGCCTGGGCCATGAGCATTCGATCGAAGGGATCCCGATGGGCGATCGGAAGGTTTCCGGCACGGAGGGCGTGGAGAGTAGTGATGGAAAGTTCTGTAAACCTGGCTTTTTCTAAGGTTTGGGGGTATTTCTGGAGAAGTTCTGTGGCTTCTGGCAGTTTACCAAGGCGGTACTTTGTGGCGATTTCCCAGGCTGAAGCACTGCTGACAAAAATTGAGTTTTCAGGGTTTCTGATGATGCTATGGCAAGTTTTATCAAGTTTGGGGTCATTAAAGAGCCACCAAAGCAAAATATGAGTGTCTAGCAGGTAGCTTGTCGTCATTTTTACTCCCACTGTTGCAGTTCTGTTTCGGGGAGGGGGTCAAAGAAGGCGTTGCTGAGGGTGCCGGAGAGGAGTCCGGGGGTGCGGGGTTGGGGGGTGGGGGTGAGACCGAGGCGAAAGTGGTGGATGAGGTCGTAGAGGAGGGGGAGTTTGTGGGGGGGGATGGCTTGGAGTTCGTGGATAATTTGCTGGAGCATGGGGCTAGAGGGGGGTTAGGCAATGGGTTGGCCAGATTGTAACATTGCGATCGCTGTGGCGGGAGGGGCGGGGGTTGGTGGTGCGGTATCTGGAGGGTTTGTTGTGGCGGGAGCGGGGATAGCTTGATTTGGGTGGTCGATCGGGGGGTGTTAGGAGGGACTAGTGTTGATGTTTCGGGAGGGTTTAAGATGCAAACGATTCAATTGCAGGTTGAGGTCAAGGCCGATCGATCGCTGGTTAATCATTGTGGATGTGGGGCATTGGCAAATCGCACTTTGTCCTCTGTCACAACTACAAAATTATTCGGTAGCCGATCGAGATAGTTCTGAAGCAAAGCATCCAAAACAGCAATTTTATTGTTGGCTGTTTCGTTCTGTAACCGCATGAAAATTACACCTTTGTGGGGGGAGTTTTCACGGTATACCTTAGTCCCAAAGTCTTTGTCATTGGTGATGAGGATTCGTGACTCACGATCGGCTTGTTGAATGACGGTTTCATCGTCGAGTCCCCGTGCTTGTTCATACACTGAAAACACGTCATGACCTGCTTCCCGCAGCCATTGGGCCACTCTTGGCCCGGTACATTCATCAACTAAAAAGCGCATTAGGCAACTTTATCCCAAAATTGCTCAGATTCTATGTTTTCTAGGGTTTTTGCAGCAAATAAAAGGCAGGCGAGGATGTCTTCGAGGGTTTGTTCTTGGTATTCTGCCAAAATGTCCTCTGGGGTTGAGCCGTGGCCAAGCAGGTTGAGGATATATTCTACGGTTAGCCGGGTGCCTTTGATGGTGGGTCGTCCGGCCATGATGTCAGGGTTGATGGTAATGCGTTCGAGTAAGGGGGATGGGGTGAGTTGCATGGCTATGGTCGGGGCTGAGTGTCAAGATGAAGGGAGGTCATGGGGATGTTGCGGGGGGTGGCTCTTCTTAGTTTAGGGTTTGGTGGAGGAGTTTGGGGTGATTCAGAGGTTGCGATCGCGGTGGCGGGAGGGGCGGGGGTTGCTGGTGCGGTATCTGGAGGTTTTGTTGTGGCAGGAGCGGGGGTAGGGGGCGATCTATATTCTGCAAGGCTGAATTCAGGATGATCTCGCCAAGGAAACTCAATGATGGTAACCTAGGCAAACCTATCAACACCCAACTCGAAAAAGTTTTTTACTGAGTCTCCAAAATCTGCACCTTCTCTAATGCGATCAAGATCATCAAAGATATCGCTACTGGGGGGCTTATGTGTTAATATCTCTCGTTGAAGGGTATAAAAATGAGTATAAACACCTTCAGTTTCTAGAGAAGCAGTTACGACTTGAAAACCTTGAGAACCTAGATAATTCAGAAAATCATGAAAGGTTGCAGTTCTAGGTCTTACTCTTTTTCCGTTAACATAAAGACTCATGATTTCATTTGTCATACCTCGACCTAGCAGTTGCACTCGAATCTGAATAAATTGATAAGTCTTCCTTGCCTGTTGTGAGTTGTCTATGTTAGTTTTTGAAGGCAGAGAAGTAATGAGATCATTATCTCGATATTCCCGCTTAATAGGCAACTTCTCCTGATTTTGGCTCTTATCCTGAGAACTTGACTGACTGAGATCCATAAATGGGTTGTTGTCAGGTTGATACTCATGGCTCAGGTCTTCCTGATCAAAGCCTTCAACTACAATAGGCTCCGGCAGTCTTTGTACACTTCTCCAACAGGGCTGCTCACCTTCTTCTCTACCATAAAATTGAACAGTCTTAATACCAACTAAGTTAGCATCCATTAAGATATTCATTGCTTCTAATGCAACCTTTTCATAACTTTGCTTATCCAAATTAGAGCCTTTTGAACATGTAATAACAACATTGAGTAGTGACGAGGTTGCCTTAAGTTGGAAACTAATATTGTCACTAGGCTTGACAGAGTTAAGCTGCTGAAGAATTTTGTGAGTGTCCATACTTATTCCATAACTAATAGAACAATTGAGTAAAAAGCTGCAATGTACCATGCTATATTTTGTCTATAAGCATTATCCAAAGGATCGAATCATGTCATCTATCGCTTTTTGAAAATCTGCTGAATGAATCCAGCCAACAAAGCCCGAATACTCGCATTTTCCATATTGATTAGCAATAAATATATGCTTGACTCCTACAAGATTAGTCCAAGTGCGAATGCTAACTCCGTTTTGAAATGAATAAATAACATGAGACTGGGAAAAATCCCGTTGACTGGCATCAGTCATACCTGGAACTGAACGGAAGTAGGCTATCAATTCTGTGAGTAGATTACGTGGAGGATCTGGTATTGGCTGTCTTGGCTCAGACCAAAATTCTTGGATTGCTTTTATAACAGCCGTGTGACTTTTTAGAGCAACATGATCGACACCATCTAATTGGGTAAAGTGAGCATAACGTAATTTTGTAGATTCAATAGGTACAACACCATCCCCTCCACCGGTTGTGTTTCCTGCCACTACTAGAGTTGGAATACTTGCTGAGATTTCCTCGGCTAAAACTCGATGATTTTGACCTAAGTATTTAGCGATACCAATACCCCATCCAAACGGATCAACGATTCTAGCTAAATCTGCACCCCCAACAGGAGAACCCAACAAAATTAAGGACTCAAATCTTTTCCACCAGTCTGTATGCCTAGATAGGACTTCTAACCAGATAACGCCACCTAGGGAAGTTGCAATAATTCTAGCGGGTATATTAGGATAGCATCTTAATGTCTGTTCAGCAGCATTCTCCAACTGATTAATTAACGACTTGCTATCAAGATATGTTGCAAGAAAATCGAGTTTTGGAGCTACAACATAAGATTTAGTCGGAGCAACTTTATGAGCAAGACTTGCCATATCTTTGTTGTCATCACTCATCCCATGTTGAGAAAACAGAATGAGATTAATTTGATTGGTAGTAGACATCATAAAATTCAAGTTTAAACGACGACTGACATCATTTCTTCCACATCTGCCGCGTCGAGATTAAGAGCCTGACCGACTTGCTTAATGTACATTTTCTCCGTGATATGAAAATTACCATCACGCTTAGCTACAGAAACGAGATCAACCATAAGGCTGACAACCTCATCAGGATGTTTTGC
Encoded proteins:
- a CDS encoding efflux RND transporter periplasmic adaptor subunit, which translates into the protein MTQDFVNAPDSSPPSYPSSPLAQAEPASPPAPFASSQSPGQTWRLGAIALGGILLIGGIVVWRGGSPGEPAAAPETPALVPAKAVTLAPVQSQAISRRLDTTGTVQAQDLLPIAAQASNLQIQEVRVDEGDAISPGQVLVVLDSTTIQAQIQQGKAQLASAQARVRQQQASLAQAQATLKEAQSNLQRFQALAADGAISAQELETRSTTVLTAQESVRLAQANITSAQAEVQSQQAQLNQLTITLNRTQVKAPTAGIVAERFARVGNLASDRDPLFSVIRDGLLELEISLPETQLPQVKVGARVNIRSDSDPSLQLQGSVASIAPLVDPATRQARIKVNLPPSSKLRPGMFLQAAVVLSNQTGLTVPAAAVLTQPDGSNGVYRWLGSDQVALQVVTVGQVMDSADPTQARMEILQGLNPGDQVVVEGAGYLKDGDRVQITPDP
- a CDS encoding HAD family hydrolase, translating into MLLNFDYDGVIADSLTALVAIAAQAQGELGLGRSPTAADFAQLENLTFPDLAQHLGIPVSAIDTYVQRVFQLQHALPPQPLFAGIVPILHHLAQDHTLVVITSSQGTAVTAALAHQRLGTVMTAVLGGNLGLTKADRIVQAQMLTGFDSQDTYMIGDAVSDVRQGKAAGVKTAAVTWGFQSRQRLIAEQPDWICDRPQDLLALL
- a CDS encoding DUF874 family protein, which codes for MDTHKIPESGVWPDRLPSSEELPHTDDTPVDNEDQNLLPNWLFAALEEMWIDRRDWYFAVDMAVYDREGQRRRTPTIIPDGFLALGVPRYRYPDRGRLSYVISEESDVVPILALEHVSHKYGGEYDRKFEIYAQLGVVYYVIYNGQRRHKRRKQRYAGGAVQYSELATGTNGTTGSPGATGTAGSNGAVGSNGNTGLQPLTVDALEVYRLEAGVYRRIAGDPVWMPEVGLGIGCVQGELQGRQREWLAWFNELGVAYPLVQERAEQERQRAEQERQRAEQERQRAEQERQARLRLLDQLRQMGIDLSQFEEN
- a CDS encoding type II toxin-antitoxin system VapC family toxin yields the protein MKIVLDANITLALVLSLPATPQAVQKVSDWQKQGYQFFVPTLWCYEVISALRKARVAGFLDAVAVKEAFDQLLGLPIEWVDPTPTLMERSLYWAEILGQRVAYDGAYLAVAEAIEAEFWTLDHKLIRAILPLNLGWIHALTAED
- a CDS encoding DUF6883 domain-containing protein; this translates as MTYLPQPIVIDEAKITQYLLVPLAKDDKSKFLARGGYGQESWQRLRADLMAQALNQSAEFLVTTPYGDKYQIRGALPGVNGVCLNVLSVWMVGNQQTRFITLVPDKL
- a CDS encoding DUF4926 domain-containing protein, with amino-acid sequence MVLLISEPYALFSQAVLLQDVPEYGLKRGAIGTIVEHYPMPEGVADGYSVEGFGVVGVTIEVDELQILPVVGLVEEFGVIQRLRSLSREGRELLERYLEGLLWRERG
- a CDS encoding nucleotidyltransferase family protein; translated protein: MQTIQLQVEVKDDRSRLAILRERRAEILAIAAHHGADQVRVFGSVARGEEGPESDVDFLVSYDPERVTPWFPGGLLMDWEELLGCRVDVLTEEGISPLIRERVLAEAKLL
- a CDS encoding type II toxin-antitoxin system VapC family toxin, with product MESLSAITDTGFVVALTNRNDKHHQASIQVYREQSKILLPQTVLAEVAYLLTRDAGIAIVIQFLQSLKFSKFELMGLNNVALSRTAAILQQYQDSRIDFVDASVMALAEHHKLSTVLTLDRRDFSLYRPQHCNSFALLP
- a CDS encoding DUF2281 domain-containing protein, whose translation is MTSLQDQLLQELRNTPPSLLQQILDFVRFLKQQYKIPFVPAPHPPAEQLPHIDRPDLDPIVGLYSGSPNLSEQAEDILAANLGESGWTWKA
- a CDS encoding type II toxin-antitoxin system VapC family toxin, which gives rise to MKIVLDANITLALVLSLPATPQAVQKVSDWQKQGYQFFVPTLWCYEVISALRKARVAGFLDAVAVKEAFDQLLGLPIEWVDPTLTLTERSLYWAEILGQRVAYDGAYLAVAEAIEAEFWTLDHKLIRAILPHTEFAIA
- a CDS encoding type II toxin-antitoxin system VapC family toxin, which codes for MTTSYLLDTHILLWWLFNDPKLDKTCHSIIRNPENSIFVSSASAWEIATKYRLGKLPEATELLQKYPQTLEKARFTELSITTLHALRAGNLPIAHRDPFDRMLMAQAELENLPILTHDPAFQTGLIQTIPH
- a CDS encoding DUF5615 family PIN-like protein → MRFLVDECTGPRVAQWLREAGHDVFSVYEQARGLDDETVIQQADRESRILITNDKDFGTKVYRENSPHKGVIFMRLQNETANNKIAVLDALLQNYLDRLPNNFVVVTEDKVRFANAPHPQ
- a CDS encoding DUF433 domain-containing protein; protein product: MQLTPSPLLERITINPDIMAGRPTIKGTRLTVEYILNLLGHGSTPEDILAEYQEQTLEDILACLLFAAKTLENIESEQFWDKVA
- a CDS encoding alpha/beta fold hydrolase, which gives rise to MSTTNQINLILFSQHGMSDDNKDMASLAHKVAPTKSYVVAPKLDFLATYLDSKSLINQLENAAEQTLRCYPNIPARIIATSLGGVIWLEVLSRHTDWWKRFESLILLGSPVGGADLARIVDPFGWGIGIAKYLGQNHRVLAEEISASIPTLVVAGNTTGGGDGVVPIESTKLRYAHFTQLDGVDHVALKSHTAVIKAIQEFWSEPRQPIPDPPRNLLTELIAYFRSVPGMTDASQRDFSQSHVIYSFQNGVSIRTWTNLVGVKHIFIANQYGKCEYSGFVGWIHSADFQKAIDDMIRSFG